Proteins encoded by one window of Cloeon dipterum chromosome 4, ieCloDipt1.1, whole genome shotgun sequence:
- the RnpS1 gene encoding RNA-binding protein with serine-rich domain 1-B has protein sequence MVKNKKDSAGKSGSDSEASNKENKKERGRDKEKKKRNASSSSDSSRSSSSSSSSRSSSGSSSSRSSSSSSGTSSRSSSSSSGSSSGSSSPRRGRKQKRKDSKSRSHSPGDKRKSGTVADKSKEKEKKIEEKPKSRPKSKSRSRSRSRSRSTSAKRAAAAKRRRSPTPKPVKIHVGNLTRNVNKDHVTEIFTTFGTIKFCDFAVDRLNNNKGYCFIEFNSPEDAENAMKNMDGGQIDGQEITCAPVLSVQRPPVRNRPPIRRSPPRRSPPRWNRGPQRFRGGGGGGGGGGGGGRRPSPVRRRSPVRRRRSRSRSRSPARRRRFSRSSSSSSR, from the exons AT ggTTAAAAACAAGAAGGATTCTGCCGGTAAGAGCGGTTCTGACTCAGAGGCGtccaacaaagaaaataaaaaggaaagagGACGTGACAAAGAAAAGAAGAAGAGGAACGCATCTTCTTCAAGTGACAGTTCTCGCAGCAG TTCATCAAGCAGCAGCTCTCGTTCATCTAGTGGATCTTCGAGCTCGAGGAGCTCTTCATCCTCATCTGGAACCTCCTCAAGATCAAGTTCCAGCAGTTCTGGTTCATCCAGTGGCTCCAGTTCTCCCAGACGAGGACGCAAGCAGAAGCGGAa ggaCAGCAAAAGCCGAAGTCACAGTCCTGGGGACAAGAGGAAATCAGGCACTGTCGCTGACAAGAGcaaggaaaaagaaaagaagatTGAAGAAAAGCCCAAGAGCAGACCAAAATCCAAATCACGCTCTCGCTCAAGGTCCAGATCAAG gtcTACCTCTGCTAAGagagctgcagcagcaaaacGCAGGCGTTCCCCAACCCCAAAGCCCGTGAAGATTCATGTTGGCAATCTGACGAGGAATGTGAACAAGGACCATGTCACTGAAATCTTCACCACCTTTGGGACAATCAAATTCTGCGATTTTGCTGTTGACCGCCTGAACAACAACAAGGGCTATTGCTTCATTGAATTCAACTCGCCTGAAGATGCTGAAAATGCAATGAAGAACATGGATGGTGGGCAGATAGACGGTCAAGAGATAACCTGCGCCCCTGTTCTCTCTGTCCAACGGCCACCTGTCAGGAATCGCCCCCCGATCAGAAGGTCACCACCACGTCGTTCTCCCCCTAGGTGGAACAGAGGTCCTCAAAG attcagaggaggaggaggaggtggtggtggtggtggaggGGGAGGACGTCGCCCGTCGCCTGTCAGGCGCCGATCCCCAGTCAGGCGGCGTCGTAGCCGATCTCGCTCACGCAGCCCGGCACGTAGGCGCCGCTTCAGCCGCTCCAGCTCTAGCAGTTCCcgttaa
- the LOC135943037 gene encoding uncharacterized protein LOC135943037, which produces MEIAAKSDFGKSIKRPFNAVMFQLEMKKMISMKYPKSLRNSCMDFIRNKKSTFINGSSNPFSVLPDCLKTELIMSKDETSWGKWEECLINKQMNSLVFFLEPSLANVREAFKVVTDLFTSLDKVKPKVTCFRWEDNSDYSPILSPKHLKETTFLSPEYYTSLQELKIHCVASDEDFLRRIACRLKNLQVLDLVLAAVSPQGLSCLTSMKHLRVFLFTLACGTYFDFNNEYNILYNQCVQLMPKLQIIGNEIDFKILQSDFDSSSFRNIRIAIQFESLPIPVELGLRQLTLHKNGAIPNGINLPNLKSLLLWNPVLNFMFDDRFAKVTSLSLIDINLLEILGILNKLGTQLKVLLLMTGQDDLQLDLILTLCPNLEEFHLPRCPAYLTMNDDLEPKADLEKLEVLRVELITHIDGVTPSFTPGVLVQLLRAPNLRELFLHWIDFTQEEAEDIVKLLLEGEMLQKLEKLEVENWTILEGQYHNAEIEERFDLVLTCMAYCCPRFIHLLIHDFSACNII; this is translated from the exons atGGAAATTGCGGCAAAATCGGATTTTGGGAAATCTATAAAGAGGCCTTT cAATGCAGTTATGTTTCAACTAGAGATGAAGAAAATGATCTCGATGAAATATCCTAAAAGCTTAAGAAATTCTTGTATGGATTTTATACGGAACAAAAAGAGTACTTTCATAAATGGTTCTAGTAACCCTTTCAGTGTTCTTC CGGACTGTCTGAAGACCGAGTTAATAATGTCAAAAGATGAAACGTCCTGGGGAAAGTGGGAGGAATGCTTGATCAACAAACAGATGAACAGCTTGGTATTTTTCTTGGAACCATCATTAGCTAACGTAAGGGAAGCCTTCAAAGTAGTAACGGACCTGTTCACAAGTCTAGACAAAGTAAAACCAAAAGTTACGTGCTTCCGATGGGAGGACAACAGTGATTATAGTCCGATATTGAGCCCAAAGCATTTGAAAGAAACTACTTTCTTGAGTCCTGAGTACTACACAAGTCTGCAGGAACTTAAGATACATTGCGTTGCCAGTGATGAAGATTTCTTAAGAAGGATTGCTTGCCGTCTTAAAAACCTACA AGTTTTGGACCTCGTGTTAGCAGCAGTGTCTCCTCAAGGGCTGTCCTGCCTTACTTCCATGAAACACTTAAGGGTGTTTTTATTCACTCTAGCCTGTGGAACATATTTTGACTTCAACAACGAATATAACATATTATACAACCAGTGTGTGCAGCTCATGCCCAAACTTCAAATAATAGGAAACGAAATTGACTTTAAGATACTTCAAAGTGACTTTGATAGTAGTAGTTTCAGAAATATAAGAATAGCTATTCAATTTGAGTCATTGCCAATCCCAGTCGAGTTAGGGCTGAGGCAACTGACGTTGCACAAAAACGGAGCTATCCCTAATGGCATTAATTTGCCAAATCTGAAATCACTCTTGCTATGGAATCCTGTGCTGAACTTTATGTTTGATGACCGTTTTGCTAAGGTCACAAGCTTAAGTCtcattgatattaatttactaGAGATCTTAGGGATTCTGAACAAGTTAGGAACTCAACTTAAAGTCCTCCTTCTCATGACCGGGCAAGATGACTTGCAATTAGATTTAATCTTAACCCTGTGCCCAAATCTGGAGGAATTTCACCTTCCCCGCTGCCCAGCCTATTTGACCATGAACGATGATCTTGAACCCAAAGCAGACCTCGAAAAACTGGAAGTTCTCAGGGTTGAACTAATTACCCACATAGACGGTGTCACTCCTTCCTTCACACCGGGGGTGCTGGTACAACTTCTTAGGGCACCCAACCTCCGCGAGCTCTTCCTCCACTGGATTGACTTCACTCAGGAAGAGGCGGAAGACATAGTCAAATTGCTGTTGGAGGGTGAGATGCTTCAGAAACTGGAGAAACTTGAAGTGGAAAACTGGACGATTTTGGAAGGCCAGTATCACAATGCGGAAATTGAAGAACGATTTGACTTGGTACTGACATGCATGGCCTACTGCTGTCCTCGATTTATCCACCTACTCATCCATGATTTTTCAGCCTGCAATATAATTTGA